TTGCAGCAGAATCTCTAGCCCGGCAGGCGAAACCTGGCCAGTTTGCTCTAATTCGCTGCAGTTCTACCTTTGACCCTCTACTGCGAAGACCTTTTAGTTTTCATGATATCGATGCCGAAGCAGGTACGGTTAGTTTTCTGTATCAGATTAGGGGAAAAGGTACCCAATTGCTGTCCCAGATCAAGGAAGGCGAACAATTGGATATTATGGGTCCCCTGGGAAAAGGATTTTATCTACCCGAAAAACCGGCCAAGACAGTGCTGGTAGGAGGGGGAATTGGTGTTGCCCCGTTGTTATTTTTGGCCCGGACTTTGAAAGAGAGGGGTTATTCGCTAACCGTTCTTTTAGGAGCAGCTACCGGTGAACAAGTGCTTTGCCGGCAGGAATTCGAGGCTTTAGGGGCTGAGGTGCAGGTAGCTACTGATGATGGTAGTCAAGGACATCGTGGCTACGTAACCGATCTGCTGGAAAAGGTGTTGGAAAGGATTGCTGTTTCGCTGGTTTATGCATGCGGACCCTGGCCGATGCTGAAAAAAGTGGCTGTTGCCTGCCGGGGGAAGGATGTTCCCTGCCAGGTTTCTCTGGATAGGGCTATGGCATGCGGGGTAGGAGCCTGCCTCAGTTGTGTTTGTCGTACCCGGAGAAACGGCAAAAATTATGCCCGAATATGCCGGGAAGGACCGGTGTTCGACAGCGAGGAGGTGTTATGGGACGATGAGTAAGGTGAAGTTGGCGGTACAGTTGGGTGGTTTGAAGCTCAAGAACCCGGTACTTACTGCTTCCGGAACATTTGGCTACGGGTTAGAGTATGCCACTTATGTCGACTTGAATGCCTTGGGAGGCGTGATAGTTAAGGGAACCACCCTGGAACCGAGAGAAGGTAATCCCCCTCCCCGCGTAGTGGAAACACCGGCCGGAATGCTCAACGCCATAGGCCTGCAGAACCCGGGGGTAGAAGAAGTAATTAATTGCATCCTCCCTCGGTTAGAAAACTTTGACACGGCTATCATCGTCAATATTGCGGGAAACACGGTGGATGAGTATGCTGAAATTGCGCGGCGTTTAGACCGGGTAAAAACAATAGCCGCTCTGGAAGTTAACATTTCCTGTCCCAACGTGAAAAAGGGAGGTATGGCTTTCGGTGTAGATCCGGTCCTGGCAGCCGAGGTGGTTGCTGCAGTCAGGGCCAATACCTCTCTTCCGGTTATTGCCAAGTTATCGCCCAATGTGACGGATCCGGTGGCTATTGCTGAAGCATGTGTCGCGGCGGGTGCGGATGTCCTTTCCATGATCAACACCCTTTTGGGGATGGCTATTGATATTAATTCTCGCCGTCCGGTACTGGCCAACATATTTGGAGGTCTCTCGGGACCGGCTATCAA
The window above is part of the Calderihabitans maritimus genome. Proteins encoded here:
- a CDS encoding dihydroorotate dehydrogenase electron transfer subunit; this encodes MSQLLTGKVISHEKLVEGFYRVRIAAESLARQAKPGQFALIRCSSTFDPLLRRPFSFHDIDAEAGTVSFLYQIRGKGTQLLSQIKEGEQLDIMGPLGKGFYLPEKPAKTVLVGGGIGVAPLLFLARTLKERGYSLTVLLGAATGEQVLCRQEFEALGAEVQVATDDGSQGHRGYVTDLLEKVLERIAVSLVYACGPWPMLKKVAVACRGKDVPCQVSLDRAMACGVGACLSCVCRTRRNGKNYARICREGPVFDSEEVLWDDE
- a CDS encoding dihydroorotate dehydrogenase; protein product: MSKVKLAVQLGGLKLKNPVLTASGTFGYGLEYATYVDLNALGGVIVKGTTLEPREGNPPPRVVETPAGMLNAIGLQNPGVEEVINCILPRLENFDTAIIVNIAGNTVDEYAEIARRLDRVKTIAALEVNISCPNVKKGGMAFGVDPVLAAEVVAAVRANTSLPVIAKLSPNVTDPVAIAEACVAAGADVLSMINTLLGMAIDINSRRPVLANIFGGLSGPAI